Below is a genomic region from Candidatus Gastranaerophilales bacterium.
TGGTTAAATCCATATATGCTGCAATAAGTAAAGTCTTTGTCTTGGACAAAATAGAAGATGAACTGGCTTATTATAGAGCTCGTGAGAGGGAAATCGGTACTGCCGAAAAGCATTATAAAAAAGCTTTGAAAATGATTTATGATGCTGAAAATACAAGGCAGTTGAAAAAAGCTAAAAAAATGGCTCTTGAAGAAATCAGAAAGACTCCGATTGACGAAAAAAGAGAAATTCTTAAAGTTGATTTAACAGGTGAGATTTATCTTGTTCAGGACCCTTTTTCTAATCAATTTGTCGAAAGAGAATTGGGTAGAATGGGTGTGCAAACAAGAAGAAGCCTTACAGTATCAAGCTTTTTAAAAGATGCGATTATACCAAAAATATTTCGCAAAGGTGAAACCCATTTGGAAAGGGCGGAACGTTTGGCTGCCCCTTATTTGAAACGAGATATTGGAGGAGATGCCTTAGAGTCAGTGAGCGACGTTGCTTACGCTGACGAAAGAGGTATCGACGGTATTATTCATATAAGTCCGTTTACCTGTATGCCTGAGATTATGTCACAAAATATTTTTCCAACGATTAGAGAAAATTGTGATATTCCTATTTTATGCATGATTATGGATGAACAATCAGGTAGGGCAGGTTATATTACTCGTTTAGAAGCATTTGTTGACTTAATGCGTAGAAGAAAACGTAAAAAAACAGATCCTAAAAAAGCTTCGCAAACACTTCAATCCTAGGCTGTAAAATATAAAACTCATCTATATAAATGATTACTAAAATTCATTTATCATTACAATTATAGTATGGTCACGTTTGTTGACATACTTGGGGATAAGACTTAGATGAGTGAAGAAATACAATACAACTCATATAACAACATCAAGCGAATTTCTGATGATGAGCTCGCTGCTCTTTGGGGCGAGTTTTTGAAAAATCGTTCTGATAAAAAGCTCAGAGATGAGTTGATTGTTCAATATATTTATTTGACAAGATATGTAATTGGCAGGGTAAAAGTAAGTTTGCCTCCATCTTATAGTTTGGAAGATATTGCAAGTTTTGGAGTTGAAGGATT
It encodes:
- a CDS encoding acyl-CoA dehydratase activase-related protein, which gives rise to MKQEKDKIKVAFPHMGNIYIAWASALRKMGVEPFVPPYSNKKTISLGAKYSPESICLPYKLILGNFIEASEAGADYVAMISSPGICRLGEYGQSIKHILNDLNYDTKYIELELYDGFNGMYRFLHELTGVNNPIRLVKSIYAAISKVFVLDKIEDELAYYRAREREIGTAEKHYKKALKMIYDAENTRQLKKAKKMALEEIRKTPIDEKREILKVDLTGEIYLVQDPFSNQFVERELGRMGVQTRRSLTVSSFLKDAIIPKIFRKGETHLERAERLAAPYLKRDIGGDALESVSDVAYADERGIDGIIHISPFTCMPEIMSQNIFPTIRENCDIPILCMIMDEQSGRAGYITRLEAFVDLMRRRKRKKTDPKKASQTLQS